The Arachis hypogaea cultivar Tifrunner chromosome 14, arahy.Tifrunner.gnm2.J5K5, whole genome shotgun sequence genome has a segment encoding these proteins:
- the LOC112744374 gene encoding uncharacterized protein, whose protein sequence is MSRKILLIFLFYVLVKRSCVALAASDEKSEEANALLKWKATLDNKSQLILSSWNNGTSPCRWKGIQCDKSKSITTVNIENFGLKGTLHSLSFSSFPNLLSINIYNNLFHGTIPPQIGNLSRVNQLNLSKNFFEGSIPKEIFTLTSLHGLDLFECHLSGQIAESIGNLANLTYLDFGNNNLSGHIPTGIGKLVNLEYLSFIDNYHLSGSIPVEIGMMTNLHTIDFSSNTLSGAIPPTIGNLSNLQQLYLSNNTLSGSTPPSIWNMSNLTLLYLNSNNLSGSIPASIENLANLDSLALDKNHFSGSIPSTLGNLTKLFQLYLSFNNFSGPIPASIGNLVNLNYLSFHTNNLSGTVPETIGNLKGLKMLELATNKFNGTLPQGINNLTSLNTLSVSNNNFIGHLPTQICSGGLLSYFNAENNHFTGSVPRSLKTCSNIARLTLQGNQLEGDIAEIFGIYPNSVHIDLSDNKFYGQISPNWGKSHNLQNLYMSNNNISGAIPPQIVEATNLGRLRLSSNQLNGKIPKELGNMKNLFELSINNNHLSGSIPPEIGSLKNLTFLRLAGNELSGNIPREVMQLPKLVELNLSINRLEGSIPSGIASFKPLSSLDLSNNLLNGTIPRWLGDLTQLNFLNLSHNDLSGNIPSSFDGMSVLISVNISHNQLEGPLPNNQAFLNASIWSLESNRGLCANNVTGLERCTKKHSPKMVLSLIFGALALALCVVGVSMYILYRRGRKGEDDVKEVQSEEHFSIWSHDGKMAFETIIQATNNFDDKYLIGIGGQGSIYKAELPSGMVVAVKKLHEKTAIGEETYNLKAFENEIKALTEMKHRNIIKLYGFCQHSRFSFLVYKYLEGGSLDQVLRDEAKASKFDWGKRVNVIKGVANALSYMHHDCLPPIVHRDISSKNVLLDSEYEAHVSDFGTAKFLKPGSSWTTLVVTYGYGAPELAQTMEVTEKSDVYSFGVLCLEILMGKHPGDLINSLLSPTTASITYNLLLVDVMDQRPPHPKNSIVGEIMWITKWALECLRQSPQSRPTMHQISKELMMGKSPLANHQFPMIRIGQLIEEGSGSALT, encoded by the exons ATGTCGAGAAAAATTCTCTTAATATTCCTCTTCTATGTTCTTGTGAAACGCTCTTGTGTGGCTTTAGCTGCAAGTGATGAGAAAAGTGAAGAAGCAAATGCACTCTTGAAGTGGAAGGCCACTCTTGATAACAAAAGCCAACTTATCTTGTCATCTTGGAACAACGGCACAAGTCCATGCAGATGGAAAGGAATTCAGTGTGACAAATCAAAGTCAATCACAACCGTGAACATTGAAAATTTTGGACTCAAAGGTACACTCCACAGTCTCAGCTTCTCTTCATTCCCAAACCTCCTCAGCATAAACATATACAACAACTTGTTCCATGGAACCATTCCCCCACAGATTGGTAACTTGTCAAGAGTTAATCAATTGAACTTGTCCAAAAATTTCTTTGAAGGTTCCATTCCTAAAGAGATCTTCACCTTGACAAGTCTCCACGGGCTTGATCTTTTCGAATGCCATCTAAGTGGCCAAATTGCTGAGTCCATAGGAAATTTGGCCAACTTAACATATCTAGATTTTGGAAACAACAATCTTTCTGGCCACATTCCTACTGGGATTGGCAAATTGGTCAACCTTGAGTATCTTTCTTTCATAGATAATTATCATCTTTCTGGTTCCATTCCAGTGGAAATAGGAATGATGACAAACCTTCATACGATTGATTTCTCAAGCAACACTCTCTCTGGGGCTATCCCTCCTACCATTGGTAACTTGAGCAATTTGCAACAATTATACCTTTCTAATAACACACTCTCTGGGTCAACTCCACCCTCCATCTGGAACATGTCTAACTTAACCTTGTTATATCTTAATAGCAATAACCTTTCTGGATCCATCCCTGCTTCCATAGAAAACTTAGCTAACTTAGATTCCCTTGCACTTGATAAGAATCACTTTTCTGGATCCATTCCTTCCACATTGGGAAACTTGACAAAGCTCTTCCAATTATACCTCAGCTTTAATAATTTTTCTGGACCAATTCCTGCCTCTATAGGTAATCTGGTCAATTTGAATTACTTGAGCTTCCATACAAACAACCTCTCTGGAACTGTCCCTGAAACAATTGGAAACCTGAAAGGCCTCAAGATGCTAGAATTGGCCACCAACAAGTTTAATGGCACCCTTCCACAGGGCATTAATAACTTGACAAGTTTGAACACCCTTTCCGTGTCCAATAACAATTTCATTGGCCATTTGCCAACTCAAATCTGCTCAGGTGGATTACTTTCATACTTCAATGCTGAGAACAACCATTTTACTGGATCAGTGCCAAGAAGCTTGAAGACTTGCTCTAACATTGCTAGACTCACATTACAGGGAAACCAGTTGGAAGGTGACATTGCAGAAATTTTCGGCATATATCCGAATTCAGTACATATTGATCTGAGTGATAACAAGTTTTATGGTCAGATTTCACCAAACTGGGGAAAGAGCCATAACCTTCAGAACTTGTACATGTCCAACAACAATATTTCTGGTGCTATACCACCACAAATTGTTGAGGCTACTAATCTGGGTAGGCTTCGCCTTTCTTCAAACCAACTGAATGGAAAGATTCCAAAGGAACTAGGGAAtatgaaaaacttgtttgaactCAGTATCAATAACAATCATCTCTCAGGAAGCATTCCACCAGAAATAGGATCATTGAAGAATCTGACATTCTTGCGCCTAGCAGGAAATGAGTTGAGTGGCAACATACCAAGAGAAGTTATGCAGTTACCCAAATTGGTTGAATTGAACTTGAGCATCAACAGACTAGAGGGAAGCATCCCCTCTGGCATTGCCTCATTTAAACCTCTCTCTTCTCTTGATCTTAGCAACAATTTGTTGAATGGAACAATACCAAGGTGGCTTGGAGATCTGACGCAATTGAACTTCTTGAACCTCTCACACAATGATCTCTCTGGCAATATTCCCTCCAGTTTTGATGGCATGTCAGTCTTGATTTCTGTCAACATATCACACAACCAGTTAGAAGGGCCTCTTCCAAACAATCAAGCTTTTCTTAATGCTTCAATTTGGTCCTTGGAAAGTAACAGAGGCTTGTGTGCTAACAATGTCACCGGCTTGGAGCGATGCACAAAGAAGCATAGCCCGAAGATGGTATTGTCTCTCATCTTTGGAGCACTTGCTCTAGCACTTTGTGTGGTAGGTGTTTCAATGTATATTCTTTACAGAAGAGGCAGAAAGGGAGAAGATGATGTTAAAGAAGTGCAATCAGAAGAGCACTTTTCCATATGGAGCCATGATGGGAAAATGGCATTTGAAACAATCATTCAAGCTACCAATAATTTTGATGACAAATATCTCATTGGAATTGGAGGGCAAGGATCTATTTACAAGGCTGAGTTGCCTTCAGGTATGGTTGTTGCAGTGAAGAAGCTTCATGAGAAGACTGCTATTGGGGAGGAGACATACAATTTGAAAGCATTTGAGAATGAAATCAAAGCATTGACAGAAATGAAGCACCGCAACATCATAAAGCTATATGGGTTTTGCCAACATTCACGGTTCTCATTTTTGGTTTATAAGTACTTGGAAGGTGGAAGCTTGGATCAAGTGCTAAGAGATGAAGCGAAAGCAAGTAAATTTGATTGGGGAAAGAGGGTGAATGTGATTAAAGGAGTTGCTAATGCTCTATCATATATGCATCATGATTGCTTACCTCCTATAGTTCATCGCGACATATCGAGCAAGAATGTCCTTTTGGATTCAGAATATGAAGCTCATGTCTCTGATTTTGGGACAGCTAAGTTTCTTAAGCCAGGTTCAAGTTGGACAACACTTGTAGTCACCTATGGATATGGAGCTCCTG AGCTAGCTCAGACTATGGAAGTGACAGAGAAAAGTGATGTATATAGCTTTGGAGTGCTTTGTTTGGAGATCCTCATGGGAAAGCATCCAGGAGATTTGATCAACTCATTGTTGTCGCCAACAACAGCATCAATAACATACAATTTGTTATTGGTTGATGTCATGGATCAGAGGCCACCCCATCCTAAGAATTCAATTGTTGGGGAAATCATGTGGATCACAAAGTGGGCACTTGAGTGCTTGAGACAAAGTCCACAATCTCGACCAACCATGCATCAGATTTCTAAAGAGCTTATGATGGGAAAGTCACCTTTAGCTAATCACCAGTTTCCTATGATCAGAATTGGGCAACTCATTGAAGAAGGATCGGGGAGTGCACTTACGTGA